Proteins encoded within one genomic window of Gloeobacter kilaueensis JS1:
- the psbO gene encoding photosystem II manganese-stabilizing protein — protein sequence MRHSVLLLGLAALGIVSLAGCSSDRTPGATATQFGNTIQCKKPEGNRAPLELKAGEVRRSYDLCFQPEKAAYEGRPIKIIWGQTAPLGPVIADLSKDASGKPTLQVTGGRNTFQMTTQAPGTERIAFNFSTSGLDATSGAARDVVDTSTDFKGDLVVPPLRGLGYTDARGRGTDAGYESSQGSYATGGEQFEKGTEESRARKVGKGEMTLSIESINSETGEIAGTFKSTQDSGLAIVPGELEVEGRFIGTFKPKKTS from the coding sequence ATGAGGCACTCAGTACTACTGTTGGGGTTGGCCGCTCTCGGCATCGTCTCGCTGGCGGGATGCTCCTCGGATCGCACGCCCGGTGCCACGGCGACCCAGTTTGGCAACACCATCCAGTGTAAAAAGCCCGAAGGAAACCGGGCACCGCTCGAACTGAAGGCCGGCGAGGTGCGCCGGTCCTACGATCTGTGCTTCCAGCCCGAGAAGGCCGCCTACGAGGGCCGTCCGATCAAAATTATCTGGGGCCAGACCGCACCCCTCGGGCCGGTGATTGCCGATTTGAGCAAGGATGCCTCCGGCAAGCCGACCCTGCAGGTCACCGGTGGCCGCAACACTTTTCAGATGACAACCCAGGCACCGGGCACCGAGCGGATCGCCTTTAATTTCAGCACCAGCGGCCTTGACGCCACCTCAGGGGCAGCCCGCGACGTGGTCGATACTTCCACCGACTTCAAAGGGGATCTGGTCGTACCGCCCCTGCGCGGCCTCGGGTACACCGACGCGCGGGGCCGGGGCACCGACGCGGGCTACGAAAGTTCTCAAGGGAGCTACGCCACCGGCGGCGAGCAGTTCGAGAAGGGCACCGAGGAGTCCCGCGCCCGCAAAGTCGGCAAGGGCGAGATGACCCTGAGTATCGAGAGCATCAACTCCGAGACAGGCGAAATTGCCGGTACCTTCAAGAGCACCCAGGACTCGGGTCTGGCGATCGTGCCGGGCGAGCTGGAGGTGGAGGGCCGCTTTATCGGCACCTTCAAGCCCAAGAAGACCAGTTAG